A window of the Nyctibius grandis isolate bNycGra1 chromosome 9, bNycGra1.pri, whole genome shotgun sequence genome harbors these coding sequences:
- the MARCHF7 gene encoding E3 ubiquitin-protein ligase MARCHF7 isoform X1: MESKPSRIPRRISVQASSSSLGSRTLSGNSLAGAYSARESSRRLESGYQESSVLNSSSRDWGVGERDAHETPWKLPTSSSTRYSGTLDHPHSGRFLGSRSRLSTSSSSHFTTGCYGESERTQGAYSRLHSQQRDSDSKRPKLSCTSTSSVRSNGLTAFSDSSWRYSRIPRSSSVMLGSLGTELVRERRELERGTDLSVNNLVDHSYRNSDFSSSTYLQERPASSYAEGARPKENSLSTLRLNASMNRQLPSDHQPTFFNRDSNMSSSRSSYPSRQRRNELESPQRSMQPSFSLTAIRGETPSSTGSERVLSSQRSLNEPAADSEGRRTTRQLLSRLASSMSSTFFSRRSSQDSLHTRSLGSEESTVVPRVQASTLSSSNGAATPEVPGLQTSEASQGFSFLRRRWGLSGVSQNHNSDSDGEGYRPDSESRSTGSWLSSSLRNRCTPLFSRRRREGRDESARISTSDTTARSQHVFRRRESGEETSLEASDSPPRASVSRPPTPAVSGIPTATASPPDSGHSRRSSGILPGSLFRFAVPPTLGSNLSDNLMITVDIIPSGWNQSDGQESGKSKIPPSRDPERLQKIKESLLLEDSEDEEGDLCRICQMSSASSDNLLIEPCKCTGSLKYVHQECMKKWLQSKINSGSSLEAVTTCELCKEKLHLNLEDFDIHELYRAHANEQADYEFISSGLYLVVLLHLCEQRFSDMLGTASEASTRVRLLRMILKTDAGRTFILQETSGITAEMLNWQEQHQHAFVFFLSLVKSALNITVIFEALLNSKSTAAQWNPADLRTTQHVQGLDTYKATSLFN, from the exons ATGGAGTCAAAACCCTCAAGAATTCCTCGAAGGATATCTGTTCAGGCCTCCAGCTCTTCACTAGGATCTAGAACACTGTCTGGAAACAGTTTAGCTGGTGCATATAGTGCAAGAGAATCTTCACGGAGATTAGAATCTGGATACCAG GAATCCAGCGTATTGAATAGTTCCAGTAGAGACTGGGGAGTTGGAGAAAGAGATGCCCATGAAACTCCTTGGAAGCTTCCAACGTCCTCTTCAACTCGCTACTCAGGGACACTTGATCATCCACATTCTGGAAGATTTTTGGGAAGCAGAAGCAGATTG TCTACATCTTCTTCCTCTCATTTTACAACTGGGTGTTATGGTGAGTCTGAGAGAACTCAGGGAGCATACTCAAGACTGCATAGCCAGCAGCGAGATAGTGATTCAAAGAGACCTAAGCTATCTTGTACATCTACCTCTTCTGTGAGAAGTAATGGCTTGACTGCCTTTTCAG attCCTCTTGGAGGTACAGTAGGATTCCTAGATCTTCATCAGTGATGCTTGGCTCCCTTGGAACTGAGCTGGTGAGAGAGCGAAGAGAGTTAGAAAGAGGAACAGATCTGTCCGTCAATAACCTGGTGGATCACAGCTACAGAAACAGTGACTTTTCATCTTCAACAT ATCTTCAAGAGAGGCCTGCCTCTTCATATGCAGAGGGAGCAAGACCAAAAGAGAACTCGTTAAGCACTTTGAGGCTGAATGCATCCATGAACCGCCAGTTGCCTTCTGATCATCAGCCAACTTTTTTCAATAGAGATTCTAACATGAGCTCTTCAAGATCCAGCTATCCTTCAAGACAAAGGAGAAACGAATTGGAATCTCCCCAGAGGAGCATGCAGCCATCATTTTCTCTTACTGCCATTAGAGGTGAAACTCCTTCCTCAACTGGTTCTGAAAGGGTTTTATCTTCTCAGAGGTCACTGAATGAGCCTGCAGCTGACAGCGAAGGGAGGCGCACAACCAGACAGCTGCTGTCTCGTTTAGCATCTAGTATGTCATCTACATTTTTCTCTCGAAGGTCCAGCCAAGACTCATTGCATACAAGATCATTAGGCTCTGAGGAGTCAACAGTGGTCCCAAGAGTTCAAGCTTCTACTCTGTCGAGCAGTAATGGAGCTGCAACTCCGGAAGTTCCAGGACTTCAGACTTCTGAAGCTTCTCAGGGATTTAGTTTTCTTAGACGAAGATGGGGTTTATCAGGAGTTTCACAAAATCATAACTCTGATTCAGATGGGGAAGGTTACAGACCAGACTCTGAAAGTAGGAGCACAGGATCCTGGTTATCCTCTTCTTTGAGGAACAGATGTACACCTCTCTTTtccagaaggagaagagaaggaagagatgaaTCCGCAAGGATCTCTACCTCTGATACAACTGCTAGGTCACAGCATGTCTTCAGAAGAAGAGAGTCAGGTGAGGAGACCTCTCTTGAAGCATCAGATAGCCCTCCTCGGGCTTCTGTTAGCAGACCACCAACACCTGCAGTATCTGGTATTCCTACAGCTACTGCCTCCCCACCAGATTCAGgccacagcaggagaagttcTGGAATTCTGCCTGGTTCTCTCTTTCGCTTTGCAGTGCCTCCAACGTTAGGAAGCAATCTATCTGACAATCTTATGATAACTGTAGATATTATTCCCTCTGGCTGGAATCAGTCTGATGGACAAGAAAGTGGCAAGTCTAAAATACCACCTTCAAGAGATCCAGAAAGACTCCAGAAAATTAAAGAGAG CCTGCTTTTAGAAGATTCTGAAGATGAAGAGGGTGACTTATGCAGAATCTGTCAGATGTCCTCTGCAAGTTCTGATAACCTTTTAATAGAGCCATGCAAATGCACTGGAAGTCTGAAGTACGTTCACCAGGAGTGCATGAAAAAATGGCTGCAGTCCAAGATTAATTCAG GTTCTTCTTTGGAAGCAGTAACAACTTGTGAACTGTGCAAGGAGAAGTTGCATCTGAATCTGGAAGACTTTGATATTCATGAACTCTATAGGGCACATGCAAATGAACAA GCAGACTATGAATTTATCAGCTCTGGTCTCTACCTTGTAGTGTTGTTACACTTATGCGAGCAGCGCTTTTCTGATATGCTAGGAACTGCAAGTGAGGCCAGCACACGTGTCAGA CTTCTGAGGATGATTCTGAAGACTGATGCTGGTAGAACTTTCATACTGCAAGAGACAAGTGGAATTActgcagaaatgctgaactGGCAAGAACAACATCaacatgcatttgtttttttcctctccttagTAAAGAGTGCATTGaatattactgtaatttttgaAGCGTTGTTGAATTCAAAATCAACTGCTGCACAGTGGAACCCAGCAGACTTGAGAACTACTCAGCATGTGCAAGGATTAGATACATATAAAGCAACTTCCCTTTTTAACTAA
- the MARCHF7 gene encoding E3 ubiquitin-protein ligase MARCHF7 isoform X2, with protein MPMKLLGSFQRPLQLATQGHLIIHILEDFWEAEADCRNTKMGKAENCEDAWREDSAQEKILLAFQLKDVGALESAHTLKRCLFSYCDLKSTSSSSHFTTGCYGESERTQGAYSRLHSQQRDSDSKRPKLSCTSTSSVRSNGLTAFSDSSWRYSRIPRSSSVMLGSLGTELVRERRELERGTDLSVNNLVDHSYRNSDFSSSTYLQERPASSYAEGARPKENSLSTLRLNASMNRQLPSDHQPTFFNRDSNMSSSRSSYPSRQRRNELESPQRSMQPSFSLTAIRGETPSSTGSERVLSSQRSLNEPAADSEGRRTTRQLLSRLASSMSSTFFSRRSSQDSLHTRSLGSEESTVVPRVQASTLSSSNGAATPEVPGLQTSEASQGFSFLRRRWGLSGVSQNHNSDSDGEGYRPDSESRSTGSWLSSSLRNRCTPLFSRRRREGRDESARISTSDTTARSQHVFRRRESGEETSLEASDSPPRASVSRPPTPAVSGIPTATASPPDSGHSRRSSGILPGSLFRFAVPPTLGSNLSDNLMITVDIIPSGWNQSDGQESGKSKIPPSRDPERLQKIKESLLLEDSEDEEGDLCRICQMSSASSDNLLIEPCKCTGSLKYVHQECMKKWLQSKINSGSSLEAVTTCELCKEKLHLNLEDFDIHELYRAHANEQADYEFISSGLYLVVLLHLCEQRFSDMLGTASEASTRVRLLRMILKTDAGRTFILQETSGITAEMLNWQEQHQHAFVFFLSLVKSALNITVIFEALLNSKSTAAQWNPADLRTTQHVQGLDTYKATSLFN; from the exons ATGCCCATGAAACTCCTTGGAAGCTTCCAACGTCCTCTTCAACTCGCTACTCAGGGACACTTGATCATCCACATTCTGGAAGATTTTTGGGAAGCAGAAGCAGATTG CAGAAATACTAAgatgggaaaagcagaaaactgtgAAGATGCTTGGCGGGAAGATAGCGCACAAGAGAAAATTCTGCTTGCTTTCCAACTGAAAGATGTTGGGGCACTTGAGAGTGCTCACACCTTAAAgaggtgtttgttttcttactgtGACTTAAAG TCTACATCTTCTTCCTCTCATTTTACAACTGGGTGTTATGGTGAGTCTGAGAGAACTCAGGGAGCATACTCAAGACTGCATAGCCAGCAGCGAGATAGTGATTCAAAGAGACCTAAGCTATCTTGTACATCTACCTCTTCTGTGAGAAGTAATGGCTTGACTGCCTTTTCAG attCCTCTTGGAGGTACAGTAGGATTCCTAGATCTTCATCAGTGATGCTTGGCTCCCTTGGAACTGAGCTGGTGAGAGAGCGAAGAGAGTTAGAAAGAGGAACAGATCTGTCCGTCAATAACCTGGTGGATCACAGCTACAGAAACAGTGACTTTTCATCTTCAACAT ATCTTCAAGAGAGGCCTGCCTCTTCATATGCAGAGGGAGCAAGACCAAAAGAGAACTCGTTAAGCACTTTGAGGCTGAATGCATCCATGAACCGCCAGTTGCCTTCTGATCATCAGCCAACTTTTTTCAATAGAGATTCTAACATGAGCTCTTCAAGATCCAGCTATCCTTCAAGACAAAGGAGAAACGAATTGGAATCTCCCCAGAGGAGCATGCAGCCATCATTTTCTCTTACTGCCATTAGAGGTGAAACTCCTTCCTCAACTGGTTCTGAAAGGGTTTTATCTTCTCAGAGGTCACTGAATGAGCCTGCAGCTGACAGCGAAGGGAGGCGCACAACCAGACAGCTGCTGTCTCGTTTAGCATCTAGTATGTCATCTACATTTTTCTCTCGAAGGTCCAGCCAAGACTCATTGCATACAAGATCATTAGGCTCTGAGGAGTCAACAGTGGTCCCAAGAGTTCAAGCTTCTACTCTGTCGAGCAGTAATGGAGCTGCAACTCCGGAAGTTCCAGGACTTCAGACTTCTGAAGCTTCTCAGGGATTTAGTTTTCTTAGACGAAGATGGGGTTTATCAGGAGTTTCACAAAATCATAACTCTGATTCAGATGGGGAAGGTTACAGACCAGACTCTGAAAGTAGGAGCACAGGATCCTGGTTATCCTCTTCTTTGAGGAACAGATGTACACCTCTCTTTtccagaaggagaagagaaggaagagatgaaTCCGCAAGGATCTCTACCTCTGATACAACTGCTAGGTCACAGCATGTCTTCAGAAGAAGAGAGTCAGGTGAGGAGACCTCTCTTGAAGCATCAGATAGCCCTCCTCGGGCTTCTGTTAGCAGACCACCAACACCTGCAGTATCTGGTATTCCTACAGCTACTGCCTCCCCACCAGATTCAGgccacagcaggagaagttcTGGAATTCTGCCTGGTTCTCTCTTTCGCTTTGCAGTGCCTCCAACGTTAGGAAGCAATCTATCTGACAATCTTATGATAACTGTAGATATTATTCCCTCTGGCTGGAATCAGTCTGATGGACAAGAAAGTGGCAAGTCTAAAATACCACCTTCAAGAGATCCAGAAAGACTCCAGAAAATTAAAGAGAG CCTGCTTTTAGAAGATTCTGAAGATGAAGAGGGTGACTTATGCAGAATCTGTCAGATGTCCTCTGCAAGTTCTGATAACCTTTTAATAGAGCCATGCAAATGCACTGGAAGTCTGAAGTACGTTCACCAGGAGTGCATGAAAAAATGGCTGCAGTCCAAGATTAATTCAG GTTCTTCTTTGGAAGCAGTAACAACTTGTGAACTGTGCAAGGAGAAGTTGCATCTGAATCTGGAAGACTTTGATATTCATGAACTCTATAGGGCACATGCAAATGAACAA GCAGACTATGAATTTATCAGCTCTGGTCTCTACCTTGTAGTGTTGTTACACTTATGCGAGCAGCGCTTTTCTGATATGCTAGGAACTGCAAGTGAGGCCAGCACACGTGTCAGA CTTCTGAGGATGATTCTGAAGACTGATGCTGGTAGAACTTTCATACTGCAAGAGACAAGTGGAATTActgcagaaatgctgaactGGCAAGAACAACATCaacatgcatttgtttttttcctctccttagTAAAGAGTGCATTGaatattactgtaatttttgaAGCGTTGTTGAATTCAAAATCAACTGCTGCACAGTGGAACCCAGCAGACTTGAGAACTACTCAGCATGTGCAAGGATTAGATACATATAAAGCAACTTCCCTTTTTAACTAA
- the MARCHF7 gene encoding E3 ubiquitin-protein ligase MARCHF7 isoform X3 produces the protein MESKPSRIPRRISVQASSSSLGSRTLSGNSLAGAYSARESSRRLESGYQESSVLNSSSRDWGVGERDAHETPWKLPTSSSTRYSGTLDHPHSGRFLGSRSRLSTSSSSHFTTGCYGESERTQGAYSRLHSQQRDSDSKRPKLSCTSTSSVRSNGLTAFSDSSWRYSRIPRSSSVMLGSLGTELVRERRELERGTDLSVNNLVDHSYRNSDFSSSTYLQERPASSYAEGARPKENSLSTLRLNASMNRQLPSDHQPTFFNRDSNMSSSRSSYPSRQRRNELESPQRSMQPSFSLTAIRGETPSSTGSERVLSSQRSLNEPAADSEGRRTTRQLLSRLASSMSSTFFSRRSSQDSLHTRSLGSEESTVVPRVQASTLSSSNGAATPEVPGLQTSEASQGFSFLRRRWGLSGVSQNHNSDSDGEGYRPDSESRSTGSWLSSSLRNRCTPLFSRRRREGRDESARISTSDTTARSQHVFRRRESVPPTLGSNLSDNLMITVDIIPSGWNQSDGQESGKSKIPPSRDPERLQKIKESLLLEDSEDEEGDLCRICQMSSASSDNLLIEPCKCTGSLKYVHQECMKKWLQSKINSGSSLEAVTTCELCKEKLHLNLEDFDIHELYRAHANEQADYEFISSGLYLVVLLHLCEQRFSDMLGTASEASTRVRLLRMILKTDAGRTFILQETSGITAEMLNWQEQHQHAFVFFLSLVKSALNITVIFEALLNSKSTAAQWNPADLRTTQHVQGLDTYKATSLFN, from the exons ATGGAGTCAAAACCCTCAAGAATTCCTCGAAGGATATCTGTTCAGGCCTCCAGCTCTTCACTAGGATCTAGAACACTGTCTGGAAACAGTTTAGCTGGTGCATATAGTGCAAGAGAATCTTCACGGAGATTAGAATCTGGATACCAG GAATCCAGCGTATTGAATAGTTCCAGTAGAGACTGGGGAGTTGGAGAAAGAGATGCCCATGAAACTCCTTGGAAGCTTCCAACGTCCTCTTCAACTCGCTACTCAGGGACACTTGATCATCCACATTCTGGAAGATTTTTGGGAAGCAGAAGCAGATTG TCTACATCTTCTTCCTCTCATTTTACAACTGGGTGTTATGGTGAGTCTGAGAGAACTCAGGGAGCATACTCAAGACTGCATAGCCAGCAGCGAGATAGTGATTCAAAGAGACCTAAGCTATCTTGTACATCTACCTCTTCTGTGAGAAGTAATGGCTTGACTGCCTTTTCAG attCCTCTTGGAGGTACAGTAGGATTCCTAGATCTTCATCAGTGATGCTTGGCTCCCTTGGAACTGAGCTGGTGAGAGAGCGAAGAGAGTTAGAAAGAGGAACAGATCTGTCCGTCAATAACCTGGTGGATCACAGCTACAGAAACAGTGACTTTTCATCTTCAACAT ATCTTCAAGAGAGGCCTGCCTCTTCATATGCAGAGGGAGCAAGACCAAAAGAGAACTCGTTAAGCACTTTGAGGCTGAATGCATCCATGAACCGCCAGTTGCCTTCTGATCATCAGCCAACTTTTTTCAATAGAGATTCTAACATGAGCTCTTCAAGATCCAGCTATCCTTCAAGACAAAGGAGAAACGAATTGGAATCTCCCCAGAGGAGCATGCAGCCATCATTTTCTCTTACTGCCATTAGAGGTGAAACTCCTTCCTCAACTGGTTCTGAAAGGGTTTTATCTTCTCAGAGGTCACTGAATGAGCCTGCAGCTGACAGCGAAGGGAGGCGCACAACCAGACAGCTGCTGTCTCGTTTAGCATCTAGTATGTCATCTACATTTTTCTCTCGAAGGTCCAGCCAAGACTCATTGCATACAAGATCATTAGGCTCTGAGGAGTCAACAGTGGTCCCAAGAGTTCAAGCTTCTACTCTGTCGAGCAGTAATGGAGCTGCAACTCCGGAAGTTCCAGGACTTCAGACTTCTGAAGCTTCTCAGGGATTTAGTTTTCTTAGACGAAGATGGGGTTTATCAGGAGTTTCACAAAATCATAACTCTGATTCAGATGGGGAAGGTTACAGACCAGACTCTGAAAGTAGGAGCACAGGATCCTGGTTATCCTCTTCTTTGAGGAACAGATGTACACCTCTCTTTtccagaaggagaagagaaggaagagatgaaTCCGCAAGGATCTCTACCTCTGATACAACTGCTAGGTCACAGCATGTCTTCAGAAGAAGAGAGTCAG TGCCTCCAACGTTAGGAAGCAATCTATCTGACAATCTTATGATAACTGTAGATATTATTCCCTCTGGCTGGAATCAGTCTGATGGACAAGAAAGTGGCAAGTCTAAAATACCACCTTCAAGAGATCCAGAAAGACTCCAGAAAATTAAAGAGAG CCTGCTTTTAGAAGATTCTGAAGATGAAGAGGGTGACTTATGCAGAATCTGTCAGATGTCCTCTGCAAGTTCTGATAACCTTTTAATAGAGCCATGCAAATGCACTGGAAGTCTGAAGTACGTTCACCAGGAGTGCATGAAAAAATGGCTGCAGTCCAAGATTAATTCAG GTTCTTCTTTGGAAGCAGTAACAACTTGTGAACTGTGCAAGGAGAAGTTGCATCTGAATCTGGAAGACTTTGATATTCATGAACTCTATAGGGCACATGCAAATGAACAA GCAGACTATGAATTTATCAGCTCTGGTCTCTACCTTGTAGTGTTGTTACACTTATGCGAGCAGCGCTTTTCTGATATGCTAGGAACTGCAAGTGAGGCCAGCACACGTGTCAGA CTTCTGAGGATGATTCTGAAGACTGATGCTGGTAGAACTTTCATACTGCAAGAGACAAGTGGAATTActgcagaaatgctgaactGGCAAGAACAACATCaacatgcatttgtttttttcctctccttagTAAAGAGTGCATTGaatattactgtaatttttgaAGCGTTGTTGAATTCAAAATCAACTGCTGCACAGTGGAACCCAGCAGACTTGAGAACTACTCAGCATGTGCAAGGATTAGATACATATAAAGCAACTTCCCTTTTTAACTAA
- the MARCHF7 gene encoding E3 ubiquitin-protein ligase MARCHF7 isoform X4 has protein sequence MESKPSRIPRRISVQASSSSLGSRTLSGNSLAGAYSARESSRRLESGYQESSVLNSSSRDWGVGERDAHETPWKLPTSSSTRYSGTLDHPHSGRFLGSRSRLSTSSSSHFTTGCYGESERTQGAYSRLHSQQRDSDSKRPKLSCTSTSSVRSNGLTAFSDSSWRYSRIPRSSSVMLGSLGTELVRERRELERGTDLSVNNLVDHSYRNSDFSSSTYLQERPASSYAEGARPKENSLSTLRLNASMNRQLPSDHQPTFFNRDSNMSSSRSSYPSRQRRNELESPQRSMQPSFSLTAIRGETPSSTGSERVLSSQRSLNEPAADSEGRRTTRQLLSRLASSMSSTFFSRRSSQDSLHTRSLGSEESTVVPRVQASTLSSSNGAATPEVPGLQTSEASQGFSFLRRRWGLSGVSQNHNSDSDGEGYRPDSESRSTGSWLSSSLRNRCTPLFSRRRREGRDESARISTSDTTARSQHVFRRRESGEETSLEASDSPPRASVSRPPTPAVSGIPTATASPPDSGHSRRSSGILPGSLFRFAVPPTLGSNLSDNLMITVDIIPSGWNQSDGQESGKSKIPPSRDPERLQKIKESLLLEDSEDEEGDLCRICQMSSASSDNLLIEPCKCTGSLKYVHQECMKKWLQSKINSGSSLEAVTTCELCKEKLHLNLEDFDIHELYRAHANEQADYEFISSGLYLVVLLHLCEQRFSDMLGTASEASTRVRFINLARTLQAHMEDIETSEDDSED, from the exons ATGGAGTCAAAACCCTCAAGAATTCCTCGAAGGATATCTGTTCAGGCCTCCAGCTCTTCACTAGGATCTAGAACACTGTCTGGAAACAGTTTAGCTGGTGCATATAGTGCAAGAGAATCTTCACGGAGATTAGAATCTGGATACCAG GAATCCAGCGTATTGAATAGTTCCAGTAGAGACTGGGGAGTTGGAGAAAGAGATGCCCATGAAACTCCTTGGAAGCTTCCAACGTCCTCTTCAACTCGCTACTCAGGGACACTTGATCATCCACATTCTGGAAGATTTTTGGGAAGCAGAAGCAGATTG TCTACATCTTCTTCCTCTCATTTTACAACTGGGTGTTATGGTGAGTCTGAGAGAACTCAGGGAGCATACTCAAGACTGCATAGCCAGCAGCGAGATAGTGATTCAAAGAGACCTAAGCTATCTTGTACATCTACCTCTTCTGTGAGAAGTAATGGCTTGACTGCCTTTTCAG attCCTCTTGGAGGTACAGTAGGATTCCTAGATCTTCATCAGTGATGCTTGGCTCCCTTGGAACTGAGCTGGTGAGAGAGCGAAGAGAGTTAGAAAGAGGAACAGATCTGTCCGTCAATAACCTGGTGGATCACAGCTACAGAAACAGTGACTTTTCATCTTCAACAT ATCTTCAAGAGAGGCCTGCCTCTTCATATGCAGAGGGAGCAAGACCAAAAGAGAACTCGTTAAGCACTTTGAGGCTGAATGCATCCATGAACCGCCAGTTGCCTTCTGATCATCAGCCAACTTTTTTCAATAGAGATTCTAACATGAGCTCTTCAAGATCCAGCTATCCTTCAAGACAAAGGAGAAACGAATTGGAATCTCCCCAGAGGAGCATGCAGCCATCATTTTCTCTTACTGCCATTAGAGGTGAAACTCCTTCCTCAACTGGTTCTGAAAGGGTTTTATCTTCTCAGAGGTCACTGAATGAGCCTGCAGCTGACAGCGAAGGGAGGCGCACAACCAGACAGCTGCTGTCTCGTTTAGCATCTAGTATGTCATCTACATTTTTCTCTCGAAGGTCCAGCCAAGACTCATTGCATACAAGATCATTAGGCTCTGAGGAGTCAACAGTGGTCCCAAGAGTTCAAGCTTCTACTCTGTCGAGCAGTAATGGAGCTGCAACTCCGGAAGTTCCAGGACTTCAGACTTCTGAAGCTTCTCAGGGATTTAGTTTTCTTAGACGAAGATGGGGTTTATCAGGAGTTTCACAAAATCATAACTCTGATTCAGATGGGGAAGGTTACAGACCAGACTCTGAAAGTAGGAGCACAGGATCCTGGTTATCCTCTTCTTTGAGGAACAGATGTACACCTCTCTTTtccagaaggagaagagaaggaagagatgaaTCCGCAAGGATCTCTACCTCTGATACAACTGCTAGGTCACAGCATGTCTTCAGAAGAAGAGAGTCAGGTGAGGAGACCTCTCTTGAAGCATCAGATAGCCCTCCTCGGGCTTCTGTTAGCAGACCACCAACACCTGCAGTATCTGGTATTCCTACAGCTACTGCCTCCCCACCAGATTCAGgccacagcaggagaagttcTGGAATTCTGCCTGGTTCTCTCTTTCGCTTTGCAGTGCCTCCAACGTTAGGAAGCAATCTATCTGACAATCTTATGATAACTGTAGATATTATTCCCTCTGGCTGGAATCAGTCTGATGGACAAGAAAGTGGCAAGTCTAAAATACCACCTTCAAGAGATCCAGAAAGACTCCAGAAAATTAAAGAGAG CCTGCTTTTAGAAGATTCTGAAGATGAAGAGGGTGACTTATGCAGAATCTGTCAGATGTCCTCTGCAAGTTCTGATAACCTTTTAATAGAGCCATGCAAATGCACTGGAAGTCTGAAGTACGTTCACCAGGAGTGCATGAAAAAATGGCTGCAGTCCAAGATTAATTCAG GTTCTTCTTTGGAAGCAGTAACAACTTGTGAACTGTGCAAGGAGAAGTTGCATCTGAATCTGGAAGACTTTGATATTCATGAACTCTATAGGGCACATGCAAATGAACAA GCAGACTATGAATTTATCAGCTCTGGTCTCTACCTTGTAGTGTTGTTACACTTATGCGAGCAGCGCTTTTCTGATATGCTAGGAACTGCAAGTGAGGCCAGCACACGTGTCAGA TTTATTAACCTTGCAAGAACTCTTCAGGCACATATGGAAGATATTGAAA CTTCTGAGGATGATTCTGAAGACTGA